One Fibrobacter sp. UBA4297 genomic region harbors:
- a CDS encoding CotH kinase family protein, whose product MFKEYIFTLMVWMVFRFVVAFTALLVASCSDSDVITAPPENVPIELPPKPKLPYVGNSSVIFSEVNTVNLIYKDHEGGDAGWIEFFNRTSEPQNLSGIYLTDNLDEPRKWKFGDVQLAPNDFMLVFMSGKNLPDLVAPSDTMNMIGPGCWVWTDSQNEDVPGESYADPLEGKKKFCFKENGKSMFGAKMRLMENEDLGWSSISAFVGTKSSGKSDDMDISSTNEILLNAYITKDRKVSMRLAQPDVDDWKGYEFVLTGTGDSSTVYRLLLPQKVTFPDLVHIYGTRFSPEDHEKNEVVMKAFSYIARNRGHEPHAGFKLDKKGGSLYLVNAESEILDSVAYPKLPPEKSWSLGVMADGESVGFGYAAPSPFGYSPETVVPVRSPSIDSLVDLPPSGFYAEAFKVSFPPEATVHCSVGGLAPSADGPLTTSLLIDTTKTIRCASFSTNALRGEELVRTYVFDAVPAVPAVFVTADPNSLFDPDSGIYMKGNFANNKVPYYGANYWQDKEIPVFVEMMESGAQSPAFAEAAGLEIFGNYSRSNKKKSVAITFREKYGDNRLKYALFPEFPELKSFKGFVLRNNGNNFGKDYIRDRLASSISEGLGVDYQRGRFAVVYYNGEYYGIHDIRERSNEYYFETHYGISSDEVDLLKAGNEVSAGSSVDYTALMEWLKLNHLDSDENFAYVASLIDVDNYMNYVHTEMFADNRDWPANNLKKWRGTNPQTKWKWFLYDMDFGFDNGSNMYSNNIFEYATAEDGDSWPNGPEHTLLLRRLLENPGFKAAFINRLMVLLQTNFEKSRVLARIDEMMVEIEHEIPRDQKRWKLNDFKMGVQLDVIKEFVQNRAQVLTRELQEFFEMDRLAQVTLIAEGPGRIRVHDLPVDTPKAGVNFFTGFPVMLYAEPLPGSVFVGWSDGELEPMRIIKPESVSSVTAQFR is encoded by the coding sequence ATGTTTAAAGAATATATATTCACGCTTATGGTGTGGATGGTATTTCGTTTTGTAGTTGCTTTCACGGCGCTTCTGGTGGCGTCCTGTTCTGATTCTGATGTCATTACAGCTCCTCCGGAAAATGTACCCATAGAACTTCCGCCGAAACCAAAACTTCCGTATGTCGGGAACTCTTCTGTGATTTTTTCCGAAGTCAATACGGTCAACTTGATTTATAAGGACCACGAAGGGGGTGATGCGGGGTGGATTGAATTTTTCAATCGGACTTCGGAACCGCAGAACTTGTCTGGAATCTACTTGACGGATAATCTCGATGAACCGCGCAAGTGGAAATTCGGGGATGTTCAATTGGCACCGAATGATTTTATGCTTGTGTTCATGTCCGGAAAGAATTTGCCGGATCTTGTTGCTCCAAGTGACACGATGAACATGATTGGTCCTGGCTGTTGGGTTTGGACAGATTCGCAAAATGAGGATGTGCCGGGCGAAAGCTACGCAGACCCGCTTGAAGGAAAGAAAAAGTTTTGTTTTAAGGAAAATGGCAAGTCCATGTTCGGTGCTAAAATGCGCCTAATGGAAAATGAGGACCTTGGCTGGTCTTCGATTTCTGCATTTGTCGGGACAAAATCTTCGGGCAAGTCGGACGACATGGATATTTCTAGTACAAATGAAATTTTGCTGAACGCCTACATTACGAAGGATCGTAAAGTTTCAATGCGCCTTGCGCAACCGGATGTAGATGACTGGAAAGGTTATGAATTTGTCTTGACTGGAACGGGGGATTCCTCAACGGTTTATCGTCTGCTTTTGCCGCAGAAAGTAACATTCCCGGATTTGGTGCATATTTACGGTACCCGCTTTAGCCCGGAAGACCATGAAAAAAATGAAGTCGTGATGAAGGCGTTTTCGTACATTGCGAGAAACCGTGGCCATGAACCGCATGCAGGCTTTAAGCTGGATAAGAAGGGCGGTAGCCTTTATCTCGTCAATGCTGAAAGCGAAATTCTGGATTCTGTCGCTTATCCAAAATTGCCTCCTGAAAAATCGTGGTCCCTTGGAGTGATGGCTGACGGCGAATCTGTCGGTTTTGGCTATGCGGCGCCTTCGCCGTTTGGCTATTCTCCGGAAACTGTGGTTCCTGTGCGTTCGCCCTCGATTGATTCTTTGGTGGATCTTCCGCCGTCAGGATTTTATGCGGAAGCCTTTAAAGTGTCGTTCCCGCCCGAGGCGACTGTGCATTGCTCTGTTGGCGGGCTTGCTCCTAGTGCTGATGGCCCGCTGACGACATCTTTGCTCATTGATACAACGAAAACGATTCGCTGCGCCTCTTTTTCAACAAATGCACTCAGAGGAGAAGAACTTGTACGTACCTATGTTTTTGATGCGGTTCCGGCGGTGCCTGCGGTTTTTGTGACCGCAGACCCGAATTCGCTTTTTGATCCGGATTCTGGAATTTATATGAAAGGCAACTTCGCAAATAACAAGGTCCCTTATTACGGTGCGAATTATTGGCAGGATAAGGAAATTCCGGTGTTTGTGGAAATGATGGAATCTGGGGCTCAATCGCCTGCATTTGCCGAAGCTGCTGGTCTTGAAATATTTGGAAATTACAGCCGTTCAAACAAGAAAAAATCGGTTGCGATTACCTTCCGCGAGAAGTATGGCGATAACCGCTTGAAGTATGCGTTATTTCCTGAATTCCCGGAGCTAAAGTCCTTTAAGGGATTTGTCCTTCGCAATAACGGCAATAATTTTGGAAAGGACTATATTCGCGATAGACTTGCAAGTTCCATTAGCGAAGGGCTTGGTGTAGATTACCAGCGTGGTCGATTTGCGGTTGTCTATTATAACGGAGAATATTACGGAATCCATGACATTCGCGAACGTTCCAACGAGTATTATTTCGAAACGCATTACGGAATAAGTTCAGATGAAGTCGATTTGCTGAAGGCGGGGAATGAAGTTTCGGCCGGATCGTCCGTGGACTACACCGCACTCATGGAATGGCTAAAATTGAATCACCTTGACAGCGATGAAAACTTTGCGTATGTCGCATCGCTAATCGATGTGGATAATTACATGAACTACGTGCATACGGAAATGTTTGCTGATAATCGAGACTGGCCGGCAAACAATCTCAAAAAGTGGCGTGGTACAAATCCGCAGACAAAATGGAAATGGTTCCTTTATGATATGGATTTTGGATTTGATAACGGCAGCAATATGTATTCAAATAACATTTTTGAATATGCGACTGCAGAAGATGGCGATTCTTGGCCGAATGGCCCTGAACATACGCTGCTCTTGCGTCGCTTGCTTGAAAATCCTGGATTCAAGGCGGCGTTTATCAATCGTTTGATGGTGCTGTTGCAGACAAATTTCGAAAAATCAAGAGTCCTTGCGCGTATTGACGAAATGATGGTGGAAATTGAACATGAAATTCCTCGGGATCAAAAACGCTGGAAACTGAATGATTTTAAAATGGGTGTCCAGCTGGATGTGATAAAGGAGTTTGTTCAAAACCGTGCGCAGGTGCTGACTCGCGAACTTCAGGAATTCTTTGAAATGGACCGCTTAGCGCAAGTGACTCTAATTGCTGAAGGCCCGGGCCGAATCAGGGTCCATGATTTGCCTGTCGATACGCCTAAAGCGGGAGTGAATTTCTTTACCGGGTTCCCAGTGATGCTCTATGCAGAGCCACTTCCTGGAAGTGTTTTTGTAGGTTGGAGCGATGGTGAATTGGAACCGATGCGTATCATAAAACCGGAATCCGTGAGCTCGGTCACGGCGCAATTTAGGTAG
- a CDS encoding EamA family transporter — MLFLLLTIGPAFLFACGNILEKSGVSTVGKRTGGTSRPWEFFKGVITNKFWWLGIACSGLATLGYYIAMAQYDLSQVQPMMVLNPVLTALMGFCILKEVLTKRIVVAICFVVAGLLYSVENLGESTAVQNVGTLWLYAGGLSFATLIAHLWVKDREMVDSLIMGVGFGLSAAFYKSLAMDFDLDHIEFSSVVNLLMDFRTLGYVATYSIAFLYSQVSFSRGRALFIIPFSAAVGAAVPTLAGALVFYEAFPMGKVISVTLVLIGACLFIVRRPRRKKAVPVDSESEAR, encoded by the coding sequence ATGCTTTTCCTGCTCTTGACAATCGGTCCTGCGTTTTTGTTTGCTTGTGGAAACATCCTGGAAAAGTCCGGGGTGTCCACTGTTGGCAAACGAACGGGCGGTACTTCTAGGCCTTGGGAATTTTTCAAGGGCGTTATCACGAATAAGTTTTGGTGGCTTGGCATTGCGTGTTCAGGACTTGCAACGCTTGGCTATTACATTGCCATGGCGCAGTACGATTTGAGCCAGGTGCAGCCGATGATGGTCTTGAATCCGGTGCTGACGGCGCTGATGGGGTTCTGCATCCTCAAGGAAGTCTTGACCAAGCGCATTGTTGTTGCGATTTGTTTTGTCGTGGCGGGACTTTTGTATTCCGTCGAGAATCTTGGGGAATCGACTGCGGTGCAGAACGTTGGAACGCTTTGGCTGTATGCGGGCGGACTTAGCTTTGCAACGCTCATTGCGCACCTCTGGGTCAAAGACCGCGAAATGGTGGACTCGCTCATTATGGGGGTTGGCTTTGGGCTTTCGGCGGCATTCTACAAGAGTCTCGCGATGGATTTTGACTTGGACCATATCGAGTTCTCGTCGGTGGTAAACTTGCTCATGGATTTTAGAACGCTTGGCTATGTGGCGACTTACAGCATTGCGTTCCTGTATTCGCAGGTGTCGTTCTCGCGTGGGCGCGCACTGTTCATTATTCCGTTCAGCGCTGCAGTCGGCGCTGCAGTCCCGACGCTTGCGGGGGCTCTCGTTTTTTACGAGGCGTTCCCGATGGGCAAGGTGATTTCTGTCACGCTCGTGCTGATTGGCGCATGCCTTTTTATTGTCCGTAGACCGCGTAGAAAGAAGGCTGTTCCAGTAGATTCCGAATCGGAAGCTCGTTAG
- a CDS encoding lytic transglycosylase domain-containing protein, translating to MKLFYSLLFACTAALYAQVDGSVYSTYKSPFAEQEMIAPDQFQDAVIRAARAKKTMNDISISQNHRDYARAAYYYYSGQWDSAYAAYNSLRKREPDLLGPIVLRMAKANFKQERYAKMRETLRLEKSLENDRAWREAADRLRIEASMADISLNDVARADSLMAYLNGNPDGDDVDPLKFSYARYLEDSYQLKQAKRMYMKLLTSRTSYKDSAYAAVRRLREVLGAPESLAEKVAYAKMACTKDEMKSCLELLDSIQILDAQQAQKNPASVVVLDDPAYARLKKSTLDLNTRIMLWEKRAAALRSLNRNEDAIEQYRNLIENVEARPSWIQAILKLYRKEAAGLFDEEIHTYDSLLQDVSQFSTENANNLWLRGFEFEQKLMYDKAIDCYKKLIHKRFKSNLKRQWARFRIGYCYFKRGMWVEAAAYFRDATKDPFLWSGSASRMFLGDTYMKMGEDSLAREAYLDCIKDFPLSYYAHRSRTKLLENRLLPESKIPYAHGVPMSHAATLDWIRSVNKLGKPDASYSKERYERIKKLFLFGFEEEAFRLYDEVKKKNFKRMDFLYEYGKLFYEMGETAAGYRLARQFQAKMDRRLFMTPPIDVLHYLFPVPYADPVVYYSGTSIDPFFVYSVMRQESIFDFQITSPAGACGLLQIMPATGKMLADKEEISGFNPKRLYNAYMNIRLGIRYLVDLKDEYKNDYMYVLCNYNAGPKPTKRWQNESEGLPWDLRVEEISYWETRDYVKRVMGNYWIYKEIYDGI from the coding sequence ATGAAATTATTTTATTCGTTATTGTTTGCGTGCACGGCCGCCTTGTATGCTCAGGTGGACGGTTCCGTATATTCAACGTACAAGTCGCCTTTTGCGGAACAGGAAATGATTGCTCCGGACCAGTTCCAGGATGCCGTTATCCGGGCTGCCCGCGCAAAAAAAACAATGAACGATATTTCGATTTCGCAGAACCATCGCGATTATGCCCGGGCCGCCTACTACTATTACAGTGGCCAATGGGATAGCGCCTATGCGGCCTACAATTCCTTGCGCAAACGTGAACCGGATTTGCTTGGCCCCATTGTACTGCGCATGGCGAAGGCGAACTTTAAGCAGGAACGATACGCCAAGATGCGCGAGACGCTGCGCCTTGAAAAGAGCCTTGAAAACGATAGGGCTTGGCGGGAGGCTGCTGACCGCTTACGGATTGAAGCCTCGATGGCTGATATTTCTCTGAATGATGTTGCCCGTGCGGATTCGCTGATGGCATACCTCAACGGAAATCCGGATGGCGACGACGTGGACCCGCTGAAGTTCAGCTATGCCCGCTATTTGGAAGATTCCTACCAGCTCAAGCAGGCAAAGCGCATGTACATGAAGCTCCTCACGAGCCGTACTTCGTATAAGGATTCTGCTTATGCGGCTGTGCGTCGCCTGAGGGAAGTTCTTGGGGCGCCGGAATCGCTTGCCGAAAAAGTCGCCTATGCAAAGATGGCATGTACGAAGGACGAGATGAAGAGCTGCCTTGAATTGCTCGATTCTATCCAAATCCTGGATGCGCAACAGGCGCAGAAAAATCCCGCATCGGTGGTGGTGCTTGACGATCCGGCTTATGCTCGCCTGAAAAAGAGCACTCTTGACTTGAATACGCGCATTATGCTGTGGGAAAAGCGTGCGGCGGCGCTCCGTTCGCTGAACAGGAACGAAGATGCGATTGAACAGTATCGTAACTTGATTGAAAATGTGGAAGCGCGTCCGTCCTGGATTCAGGCAATTTTGAAGTTGTACCGCAAGGAAGCGGCTGGGCTCTTTGACGAAGAAATCCACACTTACGACTCGCTTTTGCAGGATGTGAGCCAGTTCAGCACTGAAAACGCCAATAACCTTTGGTTGCGCGGCTTTGAGTTTGAACAGAAGCTGATGTATGACAAGGCTATCGACTGCTACAAGAAACTTATCCACAAGCGATTCAAGAGCAATCTCAAACGTCAGTGGGCGAGATTCCGCATTGGGTATTGCTACTTCAAGCGTGGCATGTGGGTCGAGGCTGCGGCATACTTCCGCGATGCGACAAAGGATCCCTTCCTCTGGAGCGGCAGTGCATCGAGAATGTTCCTCGGCGATACGTACATGAAGATGGGCGAAGACTCCCTGGCGCGCGAAGCGTATCTTGATTGCATCAAGGATTTCCCGCTCTCGTACTATGCGCACCGCAGCCGCACAAAGCTTTTGGAAAATCGTCTGTTACCCGAAAGCAAAATCCCGTATGCTCATGGCGTGCCGATGTCGCATGCGGCGACGTTGGATTGGATTCGCTCTGTCAATAAGCTCGGGAAGCCTGATGCCTCGTACAGTAAGGAACGTTACGAACGCATCAAGAAGCTTTTCTTGTTTGGCTTTGAAGAAGAAGCTTTCAGGCTCTATGACGAGGTCAAGAAGAAAAACTTCAAGCGCATGGATTTCTTGTATGAATACGGAAAACTGTTCTACGAGATGGGCGAAACGGCTGCCGGTTACAGGCTTGCTCGCCAGTTCCAGGCGAAGATGGATAGGCGCTTGTTCATGACGCCGCCGATTGATGTTTTGCATTATCTTTTCCCGGTTCCGTATGCAGACCCTGTGGTTTACTATTCGGGCACGAGCATCGATCCGTTCTTTGTGTATAGCGTGATGCGCCAGGAATCCATTTTCGATTTCCAGATTACATCGCCTGCGGGCGCCTGCGGCCTTTTGCAGATTATGCCTGCGACGGGCAAGATGCTTGCGGACAAGGAAGAAATTTCGGGCTTCAATCCGAAACGCTTGTACAACGCCTACATGAACATCCGCTTGGGTATCCGCTATTTGGTGGATCTTAAGGACGAGTACAAGAACGATTACATGTACGTGCTTTGCAATTACAATGCGGGCCCGAAGCCGACGAAACGCTGGCAAAACGAGAGCGAAGGCCTCCCGTGGGATTTGCGCGTCGAGGAAATCAGCTACTGGGAAACCCGCGATTACGTCAAGCGCGTCATGGGAAATTACTGGATCTACAAAGAAATCTATGACGGGATTTAG
- the ptsP gene encoding phosphoenolpyruvate--protein phosphotransferase, whose translation MTTSTKNPADFVAKAADEASQNASRIELVGVPSSPGFAMGTVFPVANREFSVVDETLPESRLAAEEQMFLKAISKTSKEIAQIKEISESRAGVKDSLIFATHLMILQDPGLVNGVLDKIKKKHKNAKWAVHIVFSAYIDKFEKIDSPAMRDKAADLRDLYNRLMSAMDDSGPVLEDVSHEDGVVLVAHEFVPSFLMTLKPGQVNAIVMDTGGRTSHVAILSRALQIPAVSGLRNVAALVKSGDTIIVDGADGKVIINPNEEDIRRFHERQETFERQRRELFTMRQLEPMTRDGKYIVLHANIEIPTEADKVADFGATGIGLYRSEFLFFKKDTPTEKEQESAYRHILEKMNPYPVVIRTLDAGGDKLVSGVSAVNESNPFMGWRSIRVCLDREDIFITQLRALLLANTKGNLRILLPMISSMTELRRAKACIAKARKQLEDEGHKLPVVKVGSMIEVPAAVMIVDKLAKEVDFFSLGTNDLIQFTLAVDRTNELITDMFQPHHPAVLSMIYQTVVAAHREGIPVAVCGEMCTDPLSVLLLVGLGVDELSMTPWSVMTTKKIIRSINFEDVRETALAVLQMEDAESVNEFLHKKYAQTIMELGISSFVGQVEK comes from the coding sequence ATGACCACTTCAACGAAGAACCCTGCTGATTTTGTAGCAAAAGCAGCCGATGAAGCTTCCCAGAACGCATCGAGGATAGAGCTTGTCGGCGTGCCGTCGTCTCCGGGCTTTGCCATGGGGACGGTTTTCCCGGTTGCAAACCGTGAGTTTTCTGTGGTCGATGAGACGCTGCCTGAAAGTCGTCTTGCCGCAGAAGAGCAAATGTTCTTGAAGGCGATTAGCAAGACCTCCAAGGAAATTGCCCAGATTAAGGAAATTTCGGAATCCAGGGCCGGCGTCAAGGACAGCCTGATTTTTGCAACCCACCTGATGATCTTGCAGGATCCGGGACTCGTGAATGGAGTCCTCGACAAGATTAAGAAAAAGCACAAGAATGCGAAGTGGGCGGTACATATTGTATTTAGCGCCTACATCGACAAGTTTGAAAAGATTGATTCTCCTGCCATGCGCGACAAGGCGGCAGACCTTAGGGACTTGTATAACCGCCTGATGTCTGCGATGGATGACTCCGGACCGGTATTGGAGGACGTGTCTCACGAAGATGGCGTTGTTCTCGTGGCCCATGAGTTTGTTCCAAGCTTCCTCATGACGCTTAAGCCTGGACAAGTGAACGCTATCGTGATGGATACGGGTGGCCGTACAAGCCATGTCGCTATTTTGTCCAGAGCGTTGCAGATTCCGGCGGTGTCGGGCCTTAGGAATGTCGCTGCCCTCGTGAAGAGTGGCGATACGATTATCGTTGACGGTGCTGATGGTAAGGTTATCATCAACCCGAATGAAGAGGATATTCGCAGGTTCCATGAGCGCCAGGAGACGTTTGAACGCCAGCGCCGTGAACTTTTCACGATGCGCCAGCTCGAACCGATGACGCGCGACGGCAAGTACATTGTGTTGCATGCGAACATCGAAATTCCGACAGAAGCGGACAAAGTAGCGGACTTTGGCGCAACGGGTATTGGGCTTTACCGTTCAGAGTTCTTGTTCTTCAAGAAGGACACGCCGACCGAAAAGGAACAGGAAAGCGCCTATAGGCACATTCTCGAAAAGATGAACCCGTACCCGGTCGTGATTCGTACGCTGGATGCTGGCGGTGACAAGCTTGTTTCGGGCGTTTCTGCGGTGAACGAATCGAACCCGTTTATGGGTTGGCGCTCTATCCGCGTGTGCCTTGATCGTGAAGATATTTTCATTACGCAGTTGCGTGCGCTGTTGCTTGCAAATACCAAGGGCAACTTGCGTATCCTGTTGCCGATGATTTCTAGCATGACCGAACTCAGGCGTGCAAAGGCGTGCATTGCGAAAGCCCGCAAGCAGCTTGAAGATGAAGGCCATAAGCTTCCTGTTGTCAAGGTGGGCTCGATGATCGAAGTCCCTGCGGCAGTGATGATTGTGGACAAACTTGCTAAAGAAGTGGATTTCTTTAGTCTGGGTACAAACGACTTGATTCAGTTTACGCTTGCCGTTGACCGTACGAATGAACTTATCACCGATATGTTCCAGCCTCACCATCCGGCCGTCCTCAGCATGATTTACCAGACTGTGGTTGCTGCTCATCGTGAAGGAATCCCGGTTGCGGTTTGCGGTGAAATGTGCACGGATCCGCTGAGCGTTCTTTTGCTGGTGGGACTTGGTGTCGATGAACTTTCAATGACGCCGTGGAGCGTGATGACCACGAAGAAGATTATCCGGTCCATCAACTTTGAAGATGTCCGTGAAACGGCGCTTGCGGTCTTGCAGATGGAAGATGCCGAGAGTGTGAACGAATTTTTGCATAAAAAGTATGCTCAAACGATCATGGAACTTGGTATATCTAGTTTTGTGGGTCAAGTCGAAAAATAA
- a CDS encoding HPr family phosphocarrier protein, protein MITKLLTVSNKLGIHARPAGMIVDITGQAKSDVSIVFDGSKANAKSILNVMMLAIPAGSEVKFEIDGEDEEQVAQQLEKLFDDHFNEEPC, encoded by the coding sequence ATGATTACAAAGTTACTTACTGTTTCCAACAAACTGGGTATTCACGCCCGTCCGGCCGGAATGATTGTTGATATCACGGGTCAGGCCAAGAGTGATGTGTCCATCGTGTTCGATGGTTCAAAGGCCAATGCGAAGAGCATCCTTAACGTGATGATGCTTGCAATCCCTGCGGGTTCCGAAGTCAAGTTCGAAATCGACGGTGAGGATGAAGAACAAGTCGCTCAGCAGTTGGAAAAGCTTTTTGATGACCACTTCAACGAAGAACCCTGCTGA
- a CDS encoding MlaD family protein, which produces MKKNTALYFSVGLVVLLAIFILIFGMFFLNEKDLRETFDVYHLRFTQVSTLVLDDPVKINGVKLGRVESIELSGHRVVVTIRLKSNVKIPKDSEIRVQNIGIMGERQIGMILGDSEEYFVPGDTITGQFDAGIAEALGLAGEVCDSTKVLLEAVKTALNGTIANPEFQDRFKTLLVKAENLEDRLMSLVTTTDPQLKKSLANLNKVTVKVNELVDGVKEPINGLFAGTDKVMGNANQLISELEGVTKHLDGLIAKVEGKMDSKDNTVGILLNDRQLHDDLVKTVRSADSLFKIILQDGLDINVDFF; this is translated from the coding sequence ATGAAAAAGAATACCGCTTTATATTTCTCAGTCGGACTTGTCGTTCTTTTAGCCATTTTCATTTTGATATTTGGCATGTTCTTTTTGAACGAGAAGGATCTGCGTGAAACTTTTGACGTGTACCACTTGCGCTTTACGCAGGTGAGTACGCTAGTTTTGGATGACCCGGTCAAAATCAATGGCGTGAAGCTTGGCCGTGTGGAGTCTATCGAACTTTCTGGTCACCGCGTTGTGGTGACGATTAGGCTCAAGTCCAATGTGAAAATCCCGAAGGATTCCGAAATCCGGGTGCAGAACATCGGCATCATGGGCGAACGCCAGATTGGCATGATTCTTGGCGATTCCGAAGAGTACTTTGTTCCGGGCGATACCATTACGGGCCAGTTCGATGCGGGCATTGCAGAAGCGCTTGGCCTTGCGGGTGAAGTTTGCGACTCTACAAAGGTGCTCTTGGAAGCGGTAAAGACGGCTTTGAATGGAACGATTGCGAACCCGGAATTCCAGGACCGTTTCAAGACGCTCCTTGTGAAGGCCGAAAATCTTGAAGATCGCCTGATGTCGCTTGTCACGACGACCGATCCGCAGCTCAAGAAGAGTCTTGCAAACCTCAACAAGGTGACGGTCAAGGTGAACGAACTCGTCGATGGTGTAAAGGAGCCTATCAACGGCCTCTTTGCAGGAACGGACAAGGTTATGGGGAACGCGAACCAGCTGATTTCTGAACTGGAAGGCGTGACAAAGCATTTGGATGGGCTGATTGCAAAGGTTGAAGGCAAGATGGATTCGAAGGACAATACCGTCGGTATCTTGTTGAACGATAGACAGCTCCATGACGACCTGGTCAAGACAGTGCGCTCCGCGGACAGCTTGTTCAAGATTATCTTGCAGGATGGTCTTGACATTAATGTGGATTTTTTCTGA
- a CDS encoding TrmH family RNA methyltransferase, which yields MSEPKDLETLLARVTERRRELLTSVVNRRTRHFCMVLEDLFDPHNISAVIRTAEVFGLQDVHVIEEDNAYSVNKSILKGSYKWMSIYLYKKRMLCMEKLREKGYKIAVASTNTTNSVFDLDLSQPMAFYLGSEFHGNHPDTLAHADYEFKLPQYGITESMNVSVAGGVLMTYLDVFMQKEGREKFALPQAERDALLLDWLDRHVNGIETNSPIVRVEG from the coding sequence ATGAGTGAACCTAAGGATTTGGAAACTTTGCTTGCTCGTGTCACGGAACGCCGTCGCGAACTTTTGACCTCTGTCGTGAATCGCCGTACGCGCCATTTTTGCATGGTGCTTGAGGACTTGTTCGACCCGCACAACATTTCCGCCGTTATCCGCACTGCCGAAGTTTTTGGTCTCCAGGATGTCCACGTTATCGAAGAAGACAACGCCTACAGCGTGAACAAGTCCATCTTGAAAGGTTCTTACAAGTGGATGAGCATTTATCTGTACAAGAAGCGTATGCTCTGCATGGAAAAACTCCGCGAGAAGGGCTACAAGATTGCTGTGGCTAGCACGAACACGACGAATTCTGTGTTCGACCTCGATTTGAGCCAGCCGATGGCTTTTTACCTGGGTAGCGAATTCCATGGCAACCATCCGGACACGCTTGCCCATGCGGACTATGAATTCAAGCTCCCGCAGTACGGCATCACGGAATCCATGAACGTCTCTGTAGCTGGTGGCGTGCTGATGACCTACCTTGACGTGTTCATGCAGAAAGAGGGACGTGAAAAGTTTGCGCTCCCGCAGGCGGAACGCGACGCCCTCTTGCTCGACTGGCTGGACCGCCATGTGAACGGCATCGAGACGAACAGCCCCATCGTGAGGGTGGAAGGGTGA